In Streptomyces sp. NBC_00683, the DNA window CCTGGTCTGGACCGGCGTCGGGTGCTTTGCGCACTTCGTCTACAACCCGGTCGTGGCGATCGTTCTCGGTGGGCTCCTCACGTTGTCGTTCATCGTGGGGTTCGGGCTCCGTCGCAGGGCAAGGCACTCGGTTCGCTGCAGCATCTACGGGGCGCTGGGCGGATTGCTCGACAAGTCCATGGCCGGGTTCTGAGGCGTTGCTGCGGAGGGCGCCTGTCGTTGTCTTGAGCGTGTTGACCGATGCCCAGTGGGCCAGGATCGAGCCCCTGTTGCCTGACCGGACCCTTCGCGGGGGAGGGAGATGGCGTGATCACCGGCAGGTGGTCGACGCGATCGCCTGGAAGTACCGGACCGGATCTCCGTGAACGGACCTGCCTGCGGAATTCGGCGGCGGATCGGTCCGTCACCGTGCGTCGCGTAGCTGAAGAAGGTACGCCGCGGTCAGCCCGACAGCAGGGTCCGCGTCCTGCGACAGCTCCTCGAGTGCCCGCGACGCTCTCGTCCCCGGGATTCCTGCCAGAGCCTGGGTCAGCCGTCCACGTGCAGACGCTTCGGCGGTGTCGTGGGCGAGGCGTTCGACGAGCCCGGTCGCGATCCGGTCCGCCGTCGCGGTGTCCTTCGCCAGCACGCTCAGCGCATCGGCTGCGTCGGTGTCGTTCCTTCCCTCCACGATCATGTCGATGAGCGTCGGAACCGCATCGGCCATGCCACGTGTCCCGAGCGCCAGAGCCGCATGTCCGCGGACCACTGCGTCGTGGTTCGCGAGGGCATCCCGCAGCCCCGCGGCGGCCTCATCGTCGGGCATCTCGGCAAGGGACTGAACGGCACGTTCCCGTACCGCGGCCACAGGTGAGCGGAGGCCCTCCGCGAGCAGTGCCGAGCCGCCGTCGCCCGATCGCGCGAGCGCCCATCGCAGGGCCCCGGCAACGATCGGGTCCGTCTCGCTCAGTGCCGCCTCGACCAGGGCATCCACCGGCACCGGAACCTCGCCGACCGAGGAAAGGGCCGCGCGCTGGCGCGCGTCGGCACTCTTGGATCCCAGTGCCTGGAGGAGCACGACAACCTGGAGTACGTCCTCCCAGCCGGCGGG includes these proteins:
- a CDS encoding HEAT repeat domain-containing protein — translated: MLIGEVARRSGVSARMLRHYESLGLVRPSGRTGSGYREYSGEDIRRIFHIESLRSLGLSLREIGRALDDPGFTPSALVGDLIRQTHERIAAETELLTRLRRIDAADPAGWEDVLQVVVLLQALGSKSADARQRAALSSVGEVPVPVDALVEAALSETDPIVAGALRWALARSGDGGSALLAEGLRSPVAAVRERAVQSLAEMPDDEAAAGLRDALANHDAVVRGHAALALGTRGMADAVPTLIDMIVEGRNDTDAADALSVLAKDTATADRIATGLVERLAHDTAEASARGRLTQALAGIPGTRASRALEELSQDADPAVGLTAAYLLQLRDAR